From a region of the Odoribacter splanchnicus DSM 20712 genome:
- a CDS encoding sensor histidine kinase — MIKKTIIKILLVVMMAAFTAVVVVQWLWIKYAIRERETKFTSQVYDVLNRVVNRIDEFNYLRYKQEMNEQIGEIKNYNDLIASQQGGTSSEWYSNNLFNILNNDINRLKGERSYLFSVVPYARSGIGKKIDQEFIEQTIRSMELPQRDSTARAARLAQLSQQMQEFLIRLLHEKDPENVSAEQRLAHIDIDNLLLYGFRTYNIHLPFTYEIMTKQGLLNRVKGGAPKNFYYVELFQQDLVKKGYYLGVSFESVQPVLLENMGWLFLASGFCIFGLMFVFIITIVIIMRQQKLSVIKNDFINNMTHEFKTPIATISLATSAIMKDKVLNDREQILKFNTMIKSENDRMNKYVERILQQAKLDRRELQINKTEVDINEMVREAAEHFMLIVQNAGGTLECKFEADHFIRSVDEVHMMNAVCNLIDNAIKYSGGKPDILVYTQEKTGAYLIGVQDHGIGISKEAQKKVFKRFYRVPSGNLHNVKGFGLGLSYVKSIVELHGGSVKLTSRKNKGTLVEIEFKKE; from the coding sequence ATGATAAAGAAGACAATTATTAAAATTCTTTTGGTTGTGATGATGGCTGCATTTACGGCAGTAGTCGTTGTGCAATGGCTGTGGATAAAATATGCTATCCGGGAACGGGAAACGAAATTTACTTCGCAGGTATACGATGTATTGAACCGGGTGGTCAACCGGATCGATGAATTCAATTACCTGAGATACAAACAGGAAATGAATGAACAGATCGGGGAGATTAAAAACTACAATGACCTGATCGCTTCCCAGCAAGGGGGAACCTCCTCTGAATGGTATTCCAACAATTTGTTTAATATTCTGAATAACGATATCAATCGGTTGAAAGGTGAGCGTTCCTATTTGTTTTCGGTTGTCCCGTATGCCCGTTCCGGAATCGGGAAGAAAATAGATCAGGAATTTATCGAGCAAACGATCCGGTCGATGGAGTTACCTCAGCGGGATAGTACGGCACGGGCTGCCAGACTGGCACAGCTCAGTCAGCAGATGCAAGAATTTCTGATACGTTTGCTTCATGAAAAAGATCCTGAAAATGTATCTGCCGAACAACGTCTGGCTCATATTGATATCGATAATTTATTATTGTATGGTTTCCGGACTTATAATATTCATTTGCCTTTCACTTATGAGATTATGACTAAACAGGGACTGCTGAACAGGGTAAAAGGTGGGGCTCCTAAGAATTTTTATTATGTGGAACTGTTTCAACAGGATTTAGTCAAAAAAGGATATTATCTGGGGGTGAGCTTTGAGTCGGTGCAGCCGGTTTTACTGGAAAATATGGGGTGGCTGTTTTTAGCTTCCGGATTCTGTATTTTCGGGTTGATGTTCGTATTTATTATTACGATCGTTATCATTATGCGTCAACAGAAATTATCGGTCATCAAGAACGATTTTATCAATAATATGACGCACGAATTCAAGACCCCGATAGCGACGATATCTCTGGCTACTTCTGCTATTATGAAAGATAAGGTATTGAACGACCGGGAACAGATCCTGAAATTCAATACCATGATTAAGAGTGAAAATGACCGGATGAATAAGTACGTCGAGCGGATCTTGCAACAAGCGAAGTTGGATCGGAGAGAATTGCAAATAAATAAGACTGAGGTAGATATCAATGAAATGGTCAGAGAAGCAGCTGAACATTTTATGCTCATTGTCCAAAATGCCGGCGGAACTTTGGAGTGCAAGTTTGAAGCCGATCATTTCATCCGTTCGGTAGATGAAGTTCATATGATGAATGCTGTATGCAATCTGATCGATAATGCCATTAAATATTCGGGCGGAAAACCGGATATATTGGTATATACACAAGAAAAGACCGGAGCTTATCTGATCGGAGTGCAAGATCATGGTATCGGCATATCGAAAGAAGCCCAGAAGAAAGTATTCAAACGTTTTTACCGTGTCCCGAGTGGAAATTTACATAACGTGAAAGGATTCGGATTGGGGCTGAGTTATGTGAAGTCTATCGTAGAGTTGCACGGTGGAAGCGTGAAATTGACTTCCAGGAAAAATAAAGGAACTTTGGTAGAGATAGAATTTAAAAAAGAATAA
- a CDS encoding tetratricopeptide repeat protein → MKRTLKTVATVALAGFVVASCSSLNKMKRLEKNIAYKVTPEMLEAKGGQVDLKIDATIPAKYFNKKVTLVATPVLKFQNGGEKAYEPKTFQGEKVQGNNEVVPYATEKTVNYSGTVPFEEGMRVSGLYVKFQGSKGKKSADYESRKIADGVIATATMVNNAPAIAIGADQFERITKEEQEAAIYYLINSAQIRTKEMSSKEIKAMEKFIKDAKAAEDMELKNIQIQSYASPDGPMSFNENLANNREGAADKFVKNNMKKNKVEEYKDLDFFKKYVVAEDWEGFKKAMEESNIRDKELILRVLAMYSDPEVREREIKNISSAYSVVAEQILPKLRRSKFVVNAERIGKSDEEIRNLAKSNPSALNVEELLYAATLFDNNGDKLAIYEAAMRQFPNDWRGFNDAGMILFETGKVAQAKADFEKANALSANNKTIKNNLGAVELINGNVKEAEVLFGAATGAGNEVNYNKGIVAIMKGDYKAAVDYFGKCNCVNAALANILAGNNNEAAKKLNEGKDDSALASYLKAVIAARNNDNSAVLSNLKTACSKDASMKKLAATDMEFAKLFDNADFQAIVK, encoded by the coding sequence ATGAAAAGAACATTGAAAACTGTTGCTACCGTTGCGTTAGCCGGGTTTGTTGTTGCTTCTTGTTCATCTCTGAATAAGATGAAAAGATTAGAAAAGAACATTGCTTATAAGGTAACTCCTGAAATGCTGGAAGCTAAAGGTGGCCAAGTAGACCTTAAAATCGATGCTACTATTCCTGCTAAATATTTTAACAAGAAAGTAACTTTGGTTGCTACTCCGGTTTTAAAATTCCAAAATGGTGGAGAAAAAGCTTATGAACCTAAAACTTTCCAGGGCGAAAAAGTGCAGGGAAACAACGAGGTTGTACCTTATGCTACCGAAAAGACTGTCAATTATAGTGGAACCGTTCCTTTTGAAGAAGGAATGAGAGTTTCCGGCTTGTATGTGAAATTTCAGGGATCTAAAGGTAAAAAATCTGCTGATTACGAATCCCGTAAAATTGCTGATGGTGTGATTGCTACCGCTACTATGGTGAATAATGCTCCGGCTATCGCTATCGGTGCGGATCAGTTCGAAAGAATCACCAAGGAAGAACAGGAAGCTGCTATCTATTATTTGATCAATTCTGCTCAGATCCGTACCAAAGAAATGAGTTCAAAAGAAATCAAGGCAATGGAAAAATTCATCAAAGATGCGAAAGCTGCAGAAGATATGGAATTGAAAAATATCCAGATTCAGTCTTATGCTTCTCCTGATGGTCCGATGTCTTTTAACGAGAATTTGGCTAACAACCGGGAAGGTGCTGCTGACAAGTTCGTTAAAAACAACATGAAGAAAAATAAAGTAGAAGAATACAAAGACTTGGATTTCTTCAAAAAATATGTTGTGGCTGAAGACTGGGAAGGTTTCAAAAAAGCGATGGAAGAATCTAATATCCGCGACAAAGAATTGATCTTGCGTGTACTGGCTATGTATTCAGATCCTGAAGTAAGAGAAAGAGAAATCAAAAATATTTCTTCTGCTTATTCTGTAGTGGCTGAACAAATCCTGCCGAAACTGAGACGTTCTAAATTTGTTGTAAATGCAGAACGCATCGGTAAATCGGATGAAGAAATCCGTAACCTGGCAAAATCTAATCCTTCTGCTCTGAATGTTGAAGAATTACTGTATGCAGCTACGCTGTTCGATAATAATGGAGATAAATTAGCTATCTACGAAGCTGCTATGAGACAATTCCCGAACGATTGGAGAGGTTTCAATGACGCAGGTATGATTCTGTTCGAAACGGGTAAAGTTGCTCAGGCTAAAGCTGACTTCGAAAAAGCGAATGCTCTGTCTGCAAACAATAAAACGATTAAGAACAACTTAGGTGCTGTTGAATTGATCAACGGTAACGTAAAAGAAGCTGAAGTACTGTTCGGTGCTGCTACCGGTGCTGGCAACGAAGTAAACTACAACAAAGGTATCGTGGCTATCATGAAAGGTGACTATAAAGCTGCTGTAGACTATTTCGGAAAATGCAACTGTGTCAATGCTGCTTTAGCTAATATCCTGGCAGGTAACAATAACGAAGCTGCTAAAAAACTGAATGAAGGTAAAGATGATTCTGCTTTGGCTTCTTACCTGAAAGCTGTTATCGCTGCCCGTAACAACGATAATAGTGCAGTGCTTTCTAACTTGAAAACTGCTTGTAGCAAAGATGCTTCTATGAAGAAATTAGCTGCTACTGATATGGAATTCGCTAAATTGTTTGACAATGCTGATTTCCAAGCTATTGTAAAATAA
- a CDS encoding TlpA family protein disulfide reductase: protein MKEIIVLILVLVSLFSCSKSDVVQVSGRIENGDSIVSILVDDSIYTLSLDQQGFFSGKIDMVKGGYATMLHNALNLYLSPGEDLEIYVNAKNFSGSLYFRGSLGGINSYLKEQEIAVFFDKDYYALNEEEFVQKMRALIDEKVKLLEAKNFDDSFTELEKQRIGYSIAVRASLYPSFRRNMYPDEDYRPGSVFSDFLSSFSINNERLIGAKDYRDFLLNYVYIQGSRGAQGWENYSDGIADYILATVNSPTIKSFLLTQLVYNYICENNGIEGADYLLSVFHQECTDPNKIAYIDGMVELWEKILPGHDAPDFALRDTEGKTVTLEAFRGSYLYIMVWATWCVPCKSELPYLNLLQKKYAGKNIQFLTVAVGRNADEQNTWLNFLHQNPYAGNHTFSGAADKFAEDYMIISVPRFILIGPDGKILNSNAPRPSGQILQLFETLEL from the coding sequence ATGAAAGAAATAATTGTTTTAATATTGGTGCTGGTTTCTTTGTTTTCATGTTCGAAAAGTGACGTTGTACAAGTCAGTGGACGGATTGAGAACGGAGATTCTATTGTCAGTATTTTGGTAGACGACAGCATTTATACTTTGTCCTTGGATCAGCAAGGTTTTTTTTCAGGTAAGATCGATATGGTAAAAGGTGGATATGCCACGATGTTACATAATGCCCTGAATCTTTATCTGAGTCCGGGAGAGGATCTGGAAATCTATGTGAATGCAAAAAATTTCTCAGGGTCTTTGTATTTTCGGGGGAGTTTGGGTGGGATCAATAGCTACCTGAAAGAACAGGAGATTGCAGTCTTTTTCGATAAAGACTATTACGCGCTGAACGAAGAAGAGTTCGTGCAGAAGATGAGGGCACTTATCGATGAAAAGGTGAAATTGCTGGAAGCGAAAAATTTTGACGATTCTTTTACAGAATTGGAAAAACAACGAATCGGATATTCCATTGCTGTAAGAGCGTCGTTGTATCCCTCTTTCCGGAGGAATATGTATCCGGACGAAGACTATCGTCCGGGGAGTGTTTTTTCCGATTTCTTATCCTCTTTCTCGATTAATAATGAAAGGCTGATCGGAGCAAAAGATTACCGTGATTTCTTGTTGAATTATGTTTATATACAAGGAAGTCGCGGTGCTCAGGGATGGGAGAATTATTCCGACGGGATTGCCGATTATATTCTGGCTACCGTAAATAGTCCGACGATTAAGAGTTTCTTACTGACTCAGCTCGTTTATAATTATATCTGTGAAAATAACGGAATTGAGGGAGCTGATTATTTGTTGTCCGTTTTTCATCAGGAATGTACGGATCCGAATAAAATCGCTTATATCGACGGTATGGTAGAATTATGGGAAAAGATTCTACCGGGACACGATGCTCCTGATTTTGCCCTTCGGGATACCGAGGGGAAAACAGTGACTTTAGAAGCTTTCCGGGGATCCTATTTGTATATCATGGTATGGGCGACTTGGTGTGTACCTTGTAAAAGCGAATTGCCTTATTTGAATTTATTACAAAAGAAATATGCCGGTAAAAATATTCAATTTTTGACTGTCGCGGTGGGAAGAAACGCTGACGAGCAGAATACCTGGCTAAATTTTCTGCATCAGAATCCCTATGCTGGAAATCATACCTTTAGTGGGGCCGCAGATAAATTTGCAGAAGATTATATGATTATCAGTGTGCCGAGATTTATCCTGATCGGACCCGATGGGAAAATTTTAAATTCGAATGCCCCCAGACCTTCGGGACAGATTTTGCAATTATTTGAAACATTGGAGCTTTAA